One genomic region from Spirosoma sp. KCTC 42546 encodes:
- a CDS encoding pirin family protein produces the protein MVDQIIDARQASLGNGFAVRRILPYRLRRMLGPFIFMDHAGPVNFTPDQASTMDVLPHPHIGLSTVSYLFDGQVTHRDSLGVQQIIRPGEVNWMTAGKGIAHSERFEDPATLVGGSLEMIQTWVALPEANEEQTPTFENYAPAELPIFTDKGVWLRLIAGDVFGLRNQVKTHSPLFYAHVVLQPGTRFGIPQGYSERGVYIAKGSLEVNGRTHGIGQLLVFTPGMDPVLVARETCTLMLLGGEPLGERFIWWNFVSSRPERIEQAKADWLAGRIALPPNDNSEFVPLPNDKSRPAGTPPPQPLS, from the coding sequence ATGGTCGATCAAATCATTGACGCACGTCAGGCTTCTCTTGGAAATGGGTTTGCCGTCCGACGTATTCTACCTTACCGACTACGACGTATGCTCGGGCCATTCATTTTTATGGATCATGCCGGGCCCGTCAACTTCACCCCCGATCAGGCGTCTACGATGGATGTGCTTCCTCATCCGCATATTGGCCTGTCTACAGTTAGCTATCTGTTCGATGGGCAGGTAACGCACCGGGATAGCCTGGGTGTTCAGCAGATCATTCGGCCGGGTGAAGTCAACTGGATGACAGCCGGAAAAGGCATAGCACATTCCGAACGGTTTGAAGATCCGGCCACGCTGGTAGGTGGCTCACTGGAAATGATTCAGACCTGGGTGGCGCTTCCCGAAGCCAACGAAGAACAGACTCCAACCTTCGAGAACTACGCCCCAGCCGAACTACCTATATTCACCGACAAAGGTGTGTGGTTACGGCTGATTGCCGGAGATGTTTTTGGCCTGCGGAACCAAGTAAAAACACATTCGCCCTTGTTTTATGCGCACGTTGTGCTGCAACCCGGTACGCGTTTCGGTATTCCTCAGGGCTATTCAGAACGGGGCGTGTATATAGCCAAAGGTAGCCTTGAAGTCAATGGCCGAACCCACGGAATCGGTCAACTGCTGGTTTTCACACCCGGCATGGACCCCGTTTTGGTGGCGCGTGAAACCTGTACCTTGATGCTGTTAGGGGGTGAGCCTCTGGGCGAACGGTTTATCTGGTGGAACTTCGTTTCCTCCCGGCCCGAGCGCATTGAGCAGGCCAAAGCCGATTGGCTGGCCGGTCGTATTGCGCTGCCACCCAACGATAACTCGGAGTTTGTACCCTTACCCAATGACAAGTCAAGGCCTGCCGGAACACCCCCGCCCCAACCGCTATCCTGA
- a CDS encoding MFS transporter: MAKSRWYRLLPIAFITYSLAYLDRANFGFGAASGMATDLHITPSMSSLLGSLFFLGYFFFQVPGAVYAENRSAKKLIFWSLILWGGLAMATGIISNVNALIGIRFMLGVVESAVMPSMLLFLSRWFTKAERSQANTFLILGNPATILWMSVLSGYLIQAVGWRWMFILEGLPAIIWAFFWWRLVDDKPQDANWLTNAEKQALADQLQQEQQGIKPVKNYAEAFKSRVVILLSLQYALWSIGVYGFVMWLPSILHAAPNMSIIKTGWLSSVPYVLAIIGMLSASYFSDKTQNRKAFVWPFLLIGALAFYGSYLLGADHFWLSFTLLIIAGGAMYAPYGPFFAIIPEILPKNVAGGAMALINSLGALGSFIGSYIVGYLNGTTNGFGASYIFMAGSLLLSALITLIAVKKPVSANTPVPVTTTIP, translated from the coding sequence ATGGCTAAATCGCGGTGGTACCGACTCCTGCCGATTGCGTTTATTACCTATAGTCTGGCCTACCTGGACCGGGCGAACTTTGGCTTTGGAGCTGCCAGCGGCATGGCGACGGACCTGCACATTACGCCCTCGATGTCGTCTTTGCTGGGGTCCCTGTTCTTTTTGGGCTACTTTTTCTTTCAGGTTCCGGGAGCAGTATATGCCGAAAACCGAAGCGCCAAAAAGCTGATCTTCTGGTCGCTGATTCTGTGGGGCGGGCTCGCTATGGCAACGGGTATCATCAGCAATGTGAATGCGCTAATTGGTATTCGCTTTATGCTTGGCGTGGTCGAAAGTGCGGTTATGCCGTCGATGCTGCTTTTTTTAAGCCGATGGTTTACCAAAGCCGAACGCTCTCAGGCCAATACGTTTTTAATTCTTGGCAATCCGGCCACTATCCTCTGGATGTCGGTACTGTCGGGTTATTTGATCCAGGCGGTGGGCTGGCGATGGATGTTTATTCTGGAAGGGCTTCCTGCCATTATCTGGGCGTTCTTCTGGTGGCGGCTGGTCGATGATAAACCGCAGGATGCCAACTGGTTAACCAACGCCGAAAAACAGGCACTAGCCGATCAGTTACAGCAAGAGCAGCAAGGTATCAAACCAGTCAAGAACTACGCCGAAGCCTTCAAATCCAGGGTGGTTATTCTGCTCAGTTTACAGTATGCATTATGGAGCATCGGAGTGTATGGCTTTGTAATGTGGCTCCCGTCTATTCTACACGCAGCGCCCAACATGTCGATTATCAAAACAGGCTGGCTGTCTTCGGTTCCGTACGTACTAGCCATTATTGGCATGCTGAGCGCGTCGTATTTTTCGGACAAAACGCAAAACCGAAAAGCTTTTGTCTGGCCGTTCCTGTTGATTGGGGCGTTGGCATTCTATGGTTCCTATTTACTGGGTGCCGATCATTTCTGGCTATCCTTTACGCTACTCATCATAGCTGGAGGAGCTATGTATGCGCCCTATGGTCCTTTCTTTGCCATTATCCCGGAGATATTACCCAAAAACGTAGCGGGTGGCGCTATGGCCCTGATTAACAGCCTGGGGGCATTAGGATCATTTATCGGCTCGTATATTGTTGGTTATTTAAACGGAACAACCAATGGATTCGGAGCATCGTATATTTTCATGGCAGGCTCGCTGTTGCTTTCCGCACTGATAACCCTAATCGCCGTAAAAAAGCCTGTTTCAGCCAATACGCCCGTTCCCGTAACAACTACAATCCCGTAA
- a CDS encoding sensor histidine kinase, which translates to MQKLNDKWMRIIGVPLLSLTGQWMMYGYTNIPYPDDWRIPFFFILGSVLVWEANRWGIIVSRRRYPELNQTLKRVLFQLSWFVCCASGIRISQTLFYEFIGLWPSEDYFLFKPYFFNTLVSVVGTIQIAAYYEGVYLYERWRVSYTEALELKKVNLQSQLDSLKTQINPHFLFNNLNSLSSLITTNAEQAERFLDELSSVYRYLLQQNSRDLCPLDEEMQFINAYFHLIKTRYGDGIFLVNEIESQYLAYRIPPLTLQILFENAIKHNVILADRPLTIKLYTQNGQLYVENNLQQKKVTVPSNQIGLQNIMMKYKLLDQSSVMVYHDEDRFLVGVPLLNPAV; encoded by the coding sequence ATGCAGAAGCTGAATGATAAATGGATGCGCATCATCGGTGTTCCGTTGCTCTCCTTAACCGGGCAATGGATGATGTATGGCTATACCAACATCCCGTATCCGGATGATTGGCGCATTCCGTTTTTCTTCATTCTGGGCAGCGTACTGGTGTGGGAGGCCAACCGTTGGGGCATTATCGTATCGCGCCGACGCTACCCGGAACTGAACCAGACACTTAAGCGGGTTTTATTTCAGCTAAGCTGGTTTGTCTGCTGTGCCAGCGGAATCCGCATCTCACAAACACTTTTCTACGAATTTATTGGCCTCTGGCCATCCGAAGATTACTTTTTATTCAAGCCTTACTTTTTCAATACGCTCGTATCTGTAGTGGGCACAATTCAGATTGCGGCCTATTACGAGGGTGTTTATCTGTACGAGCGCTGGCGGGTATCCTATACCGAAGCGCTGGAACTTAAGAAAGTGAACCTGCAAAGTCAACTCGACTCGCTGAAAACCCAAATCAATCCTCATTTCCTGTTCAACAACCTGAACTCGCTGTCATCGCTGATTACCACCAACGCCGAACAGGCCGAGCGGTTTCTGGATGAACTCTCATCTGTATACCGCTATCTGCTCCAGCAGAATAGCCGTGATCTTTGCCCGCTTGATGAGGAGATGCAGTTTATCAACGCCTATTTCCACTTAATCAAAACCCGCTATGGCGACGGCATTTTTCTGGTGAATGAGATCGAGAGTCAGTACCTCGCGTACCGCATTCCACCCCTGACCCTTCAGATTCTGTTCGAGAATGCCATCAAGCATAATGTCATCCTCGCCGACCGACCGCTGACGATCAAATTATACACCCAAAATGGGCAGTTGTACGTAGAAAACAACCTGCAACAGAAGAAGGTAACTGTTCCATCGAATCAAATCGGCTTGCAGAACATCATGATGAAGTATAAACTGCTCGATCAATCATCCGTTATGGTTTACCATGATGAGGATCGGTTTCTGGTTGGCGTTCCCCTGCTCAATCCAGCGGTGTAA
- a CDS encoding two-component regulator propeller domain-containing protein produces MRCFLFGLLVLLISGAASAQMPSLKLEHLTTREGLPSNDVWCLNKDRQGFLWIGTGRNICRYDGYNFLRLDSLKLGYCSGVSTDSKGDIYTSNDTRGLCKIDVKTLAVTTVVKNDYDDADPSNDLHEQGMVDSYDQVWVCDYTSVQRYDPSTKKLHRYTFSQTASGGDVYQYASFFEDAQRRLWIVSEIGLYRFDRSHDKLICVLGKEARLARNRIPIRLCKASADADGNLWLGGYEYGLVRFSPESQTFRIRKEGFDHTNVVCVKESQDENGQKILFVGTDDGVSIFYPGRNQLYHLPEFYNSGIQVKDMYDDTVNGILWIGTGEGIYKYRYRNVGIRTVDIPPNIVRLPVKITSILPLPNGNYLLGLSHSGALIWTPATNHFQQLPYPTNENALTQQFRWIQGRPFAFTDKGVFAGDLQKGSFSVWQPAARLYKNTDFRDGLLDRKGRIWIANLNEGVKVVDPATNQELNLWPEKENRKLLNLTYIKGILEGIDGRIWVATCSRGLFFFDEKRAEFINIESLPANKGKLIGGDCINGMQRTADGSILISSWGGVSKLSSKGHILTTFEFKTDALIDTYCSNIAESPTKHLWFSTNEGINIANPKNHTIRYLTTIEGLHSNSPVGFYYSPANELFLGHTNTINILNVSLLNNQTTKPHIALSSIEVKGKPIQQDVSKEIMLQPDENAITLSFSSLNYEPSSKNQYKYQLQGLDTSWVDLGDQHMLSFTNLAPEAYQLNIKSGNGSGIWTDKPLAVRFTVKPHFTATWWFRSLIGLFIGGLVVGMMRWRVNALAERNQTIAERNHMDLQIAELKLRALQSQMNPHFLFNSLNSVQNYLLTDRGIEGAKYLSKFSRLVRRIMENSNHQYLRFEQIIETLRMYVEMESFRFNHEFHYEFDIEDNETLLDALLPPMLLQPFVENAIWHGLMPKEGEKKLTISAYIDRNHIYCMIEDNGVGRTLTPQREGHISRGQEMTKGLFESLSRKDSKAKLEIIDLFDATHNPAGTRVEMIIPVEKG; encoded by the coding sequence ATGCGTTGTTTTCTGTTCGGTCTATTGGTACTTCTGATTTCCGGGGCCGCTTCAGCCCAAATGCCCAGCCTAAAGCTTGAACACCTGACAACCCGCGAGGGATTACCCTCCAACGATGTCTGGTGTCTGAACAAAGACCGGCAGGGCTTTTTGTGGATCGGTACGGGCCGAAATATCTGTCGTTACGACGGCTACAATTTTCTGCGATTAGATAGCCTGAAACTGGGCTATTGCTCTGGCGTTTCGACTGACTCTAAAGGCGATATATACACCTCCAACGACACCCGGGGCCTTTGCAAAATTGATGTAAAAACGCTGGCCGTAACAACTGTAGTCAAAAACGATTACGATGATGCCGACCCGAGCAACGACCTCCACGAGCAGGGAATGGTTGACTCCTACGATCAGGTGTGGGTGTGCGACTATACCTCGGTGCAACGCTACGACCCGTCCACTAAAAAACTCCATCGCTACACCTTTTCACAGACCGCTTCGGGTGGCGATGTGTATCAATACGCCAGCTTTTTCGAGGATGCCCAGCGCCGACTGTGGATCGTTTCGGAAATAGGGCTCTATCGGTTTGACCGTTCGCACGACAAACTCATTTGTGTGCTGGGGAAGGAAGCTCGTTTAGCCCGAAATCGCATACCCATTCGCTTATGCAAAGCCTCCGCCGATGCCGACGGTAACCTTTGGCTTGGTGGCTATGAGTATGGCTTAGTCCGGTTTTCGCCAGAAAGTCAGACATTCCGAATTCGAAAGGAAGGTTTCGATCATACAAATGTGGTGTGCGTGAAGGAGTCGCAGGATGAAAATGGGCAAAAAATCCTGTTCGTGGGCACCGATGATGGGGTGAGTATCTTTTATCCCGGCCGGAATCAATTGTACCATTTACCTGAGTTTTACAACAGTGGCATTCAGGTAAAAGATATGTACGACGATACTGTCAATGGGATTCTGTGGATCGGCACGGGCGAAGGTATTTATAAGTACCGCTACCGAAACGTTGGTATTCGTACTGTAGATATCCCCCCCAACATTGTTCGGCTACCCGTAAAAATTACCAGTATTTTACCCCTTCCCAACGGTAACTACCTGTTGGGTTTATCGCATTCGGGGGCATTGATCTGGACACCTGCCACTAACCACTTCCAGCAACTGCCGTATCCCACCAATGAGAATGCGCTCACGCAGCAATTTCGTTGGATACAGGGGCGTCCTTTTGCGTTTACCGATAAAGGTGTTTTTGCGGGCGATCTTCAGAAAGGCAGTTTTTCTGTCTGGCAACCAGCGGCCCGTTTGTATAAAAACACTGATTTTCGCGACGGTCTGCTCGACCGGAAAGGCCGGATCTGGATTGCCAATTTAAACGAAGGGGTAAAGGTGGTTGACCCCGCAACAAATCAGGAACTCAACCTGTGGCCCGAAAAGGAGAATCGCAAACTACTGAATCTGACGTACATAAAAGGAATTCTGGAAGGTATTGACGGGCGTATCTGGGTAGCCACCTGCTCCCGCGGACTATTCTTTTTCGATGAAAAGCGGGCTGAGTTCATCAACATCGAAAGCCTTCCGGCTAATAAAGGCAAACTTATTGGTGGAGATTGTATTAATGGAATGCAACGAACGGCTGACGGGTCTATCCTGATCTCCAGTTGGGGGGGCGTCTCGAAGCTATCAAGTAAAGGCCATATCCTGACCACGTTCGAGTTCAAAACGGATGCCCTTATCGACACCTATTGTTCGAACATTGCCGAATCCCCGACTAAGCATCTTTGGTTTAGCACAAATGAAGGTATCAATATTGCCAATCCCAAAAACCACACGATCCGCTACCTGACTACTATTGAGGGCTTACACAGTAATTCGCCGGTTGGGTTCTACTATAGCCCGGCTAACGAATTATTTCTGGGCCACACAAACACAATCAATATCCTCAATGTCAGCCTGTTAAACAATCAGACCACAAAACCCCATATCGCCCTCAGTTCGATTGAAGTAAAAGGGAAACCCATCCAGCAGGATGTGTCGAAGGAGATTATGCTGCAACCTGATGAGAATGCCATTACGCTGAGTTTCTCGTCACTGAATTACGAGCCGTCCTCTAAAAACCAGTACAAGTATCAGTTGCAGGGCCTGGATACCAGTTGGGTCGATCTGGGTGATCAGCATATGCTCTCGTTTACAAATCTGGCTCCAGAAGCCTATCAGCTCAACATCAAAAGCGGGAATGGGAGTGGAATCTGGACGGATAAGCCATTAGCGGTTCGTTTTACAGTGAAACCCCATTTTACGGCTACCTGGTGGTTCCGCTCCCTCATTGGCCTGTTCATTGGTGGTCTTGTAGTGGGTATGATGCGGTGGCGTGTGAATGCCCTGGCTGAGCGAAACCAGACCATAGCCGAACGCAACCACATGGACCTGCAAATTGCCGAATTGAAACTCAGAGCCCTACAATCGCAAATGAACCCTCACTTTCTGTTCAACTCGCTCAACTCGGTTCAAAATTACCTGCTCACCGATCGGGGTATTGAGGGTGCCAAATACCTGTCTAAATTTTCCAGACTGGTTCGGCGCATCATGGAAAACTCGAATCATCAGTACCTGCGCTTCGAGCAGATTATCGAAACGCTACGGATGTATGTCGAAATGGAGTCGTTCCGCTTCAATCACGAATTTCATTACGAATTCGACATTGAAGATAACGAAACCTTGCTGGATGCCCTGTTGCCACCCATGCTACTCCAGCCCTTCGTCGAGAATGCCATCTGGCACGGGCTAATGCCCAAAGAAGGAGAGAAAAAACTTACCATCTCCGCCTACATCGACCGTAACCACATCTACTGCATGATCGAAGACAACGGTGTTGGCCGAACACTGACGCCCCAGCGGGAGGGGCACATTTCAAGGGGTCAGGAGATGACCAAAGGTCTTTTCGAATCGCTCAGCCGGAAAGACAGCAAGGCTAAACTCGAGATTATCGACCTCTTCGACGCCACTCATAACCCGGCAGGTACCCGCGTAGAAATGATAATTCCCGTTGAAAAAGGGTAG
- a CDS encoding glycosyltransferase family 39 protein, with protein MKLVKSTNAVLAVILILAFALRVYHSGTYGIYLDEKYTLLISQGISMEGANQRDVFFTPGKPYFTPREFWKEKSIDDFIGANIRGDIGNSPSYYAVLWLWTKLFGLSDFSLRFPSVLFSTLLVGLVFLFVRRHFKSERLALLSALLTAVEPFFIAYSHMARNYSMSFFLTLLATHLFLLILDQHRSGQAVNKRLLVYGLVFVMALLSHYLTITVFLCHGLYALIYVRPARRWVPFLLTGLVGVGLVSLWFLFGGGVYTFKTLAYQAQFYRNLALTDPYKNGFGIILPATLINVAERSAPIWADLFIISNGLGQIDALGIRNVAISVFLGLFAVGLLYRYHPMSPLPLWVFLLYPLLLIAALPLVTVINLQYVVVAALPSFAYLLLLAIRRQAMEGRLPLLVFVIMLAVVPTLFLIVMAFRNGHTYGITQRYSGFSFPFSVILVALLLQQAARIQNEFREVLWVVLAIQCYFVIRLLYHIYQDQEPKYTYFARQRSPNPYYLVAQKIKQAYVPGDTVLYPSIRLHPRDEIEKTYWPFSIQDAQLTNMYLPKDAEYVQRMDTTEVDKITLVKPSGKKITLFDLKGNTYRY; from the coding sequence ATGAAATTAGTCAAGTCGACGAACGCAGTCCTGGCAGTAATTCTGATTCTGGCCTTTGCCTTACGGGTTTACCATTCCGGCACCTATGGTATCTACCTTGATGAAAAGTATACGTTGCTTATCTCCCAGGGAATTTCTATGGAGGGGGCTAACCAGCGGGACGTGTTTTTTACACCTGGAAAACCCTATTTTACACCCCGTGAATTCTGGAAAGAAAAGTCTATTGACGATTTTATTGGTGCCAATATTAGGGGAGATATTGGCAATAGCCCTAGTTATTACGCTGTTTTGTGGCTGTGGACTAAGTTGTTTGGCCTGAGTGATTTCTCGCTGCGCTTCCCTTCCGTGTTGTTCAGTACACTACTCGTTGGTCTGGTCTTTCTGTTTGTTCGCCGACATTTTAAATCCGAGCGTTTAGCCTTACTCAGTGCGTTGTTAACGGCTGTCGAGCCCTTTTTTATTGCGTATAGCCACATGGCTCGTAATTATTCGATGAGCTTTTTTCTGACCTTATTAGCAACTCATTTGTTTTTATTGATCCTGGATCAACATCGATCAGGGCAAGCCGTAAACAAACGCCTGTTGGTATATGGACTTGTATTTGTGATGGCTTTACTCTCGCATTACCTGACGATCACCGTTTTTTTATGTCATGGTCTCTATGCACTGATCTATGTACGACCGGCACGCCGTTGGGTACCCTTTCTGCTGACGGGATTGGTGGGGGTGGGGCTCGTATCGTTATGGTTCCTGTTTGGTGGAGGGGTTTATACCTTTAAAACGCTTGCCTATCAGGCACAGTTTTACCGGAATCTGGCGCTCACAGATCCCTACAAGAATGGATTTGGGATCATTCTGCCAGCAACGTTGATCAACGTTGCTGAACGCTCTGCACCCATCTGGGCGGATTTGTTTATTATTTCGAATGGGCTAGGGCAAATCGATGCTCTGGGGATTCGGAATGTAGCGATTTCAGTGTTTTTGGGTTTGTTCGCCGTCGGCCTTCTTTATCGTTACCACCCAATGAGCCCACTTCCACTGTGGGTATTCCTGCTTTATCCGCTTCTGCTGATAGCTGCTTTGCCGCTGGTTACGGTCATCAACCTTCAGTATGTAGTGGTAGCTGCGCTCCCTTCCTTTGCCTATCTTCTCCTGCTGGCCATTCGTAGACAAGCGATGGAAGGACGACTTCCGCTCCTGGTCTTTGTTATCATGCTGGCCGTTGTACCTACCCTCTTTCTGATCGTGATGGCCTTTCGAAATGGGCACACCTATGGAATTACCCAGCGTTATTCTGGTTTCTCGTTTCCGTTCAGTGTTATTCTGGTGGCCTTGTTGCTGCAACAGGCTGCGCGCATCCAAAACGAGTTCCGGGAAGTGCTGTGGGTGGTTTTAGCGATCCAGTGTTATTTTGTTATTCGGCTGCTCTACCACATTTATCAGGACCAGGAGCCCAAATACACGTATTTTGCCAGACAGCGTAGCCCTAATCCCTATTATCTGGTTGCCCAAAAGATCAAGCAGGCTTATGTGCCGGGAGATACGGTGCTTTATCCGTCTATTCGGCTGCACCCTCGCGATGAAATTGAAAAGACGTACTGGCCTTTTTCAATTCAGGATGCCCAACTGACCAATATGTATTTGCCCAAAGATGCTGAGTATGTACAGCGGATGGACACAACCGAAGTCGATAAAATCACGCTGGTCAAACCGTCAGGCAAGAAGATCACGCTTTTTGATTTGAAAGGCAACACATACCGCTATTAA
- a CDS encoding bifunctional 2-polyprenyl-6-hydroxyphenol methylase/3-demethylubiquinol 3-O-methyltransferase UbiG, whose translation MNMTLKKNVQEFNRNVRENGGFLYTTNAQFSSHVANKRISDEIFKLIDPSYKTLVDIGCGDGMYTHNIKQNFPQLEVHGFDPAESAIQIAKQNYPSVQFSSINLLDDQLPVPPKKYDVAVIRGVLHHLSDQQKAITNAFKLADNLIIMEPNGNNPILKIIERTSQYHIEHEEQSFFQWELKRWIRNAGGQIRSWNYVGYVPFFFPTGPAKVIYFFQPLLEKIPVVKHIFSAQFIIFCTKRK comes from the coding sequence ATGAATATGACTCTAAAAAAGAATGTTCAGGAGTTTAATCGAAACGTGCGGGAAAATGGTGGATTTCTCTACACCACCAATGCTCAGTTCTCGTCGCACGTTGCTAACAAACGTATTTCAGACGAAATCTTTAAACTCATTGACCCTTCCTACAAAACGCTGGTAGATATTGGTTGTGGAGATGGTATGTACACCCACAACATCAAACAGAATTTTCCGCAGTTGGAAGTACATGGGTTTGATCCGGCCGAATCTGCCATTCAGATTGCTAAACAAAACTATCCGTCTGTACAATTTAGCTCGATCAATCTCCTCGATGATCAGCTACCCGTACCCCCAAAGAAATACGATGTTGCCGTTATTCGGGGGGTGTTGCATCATTTGTCCGATCAGCAGAAGGCTATCACCAATGCCTTTAAACTGGCCGACAATCTGATTATCATGGAACCCAACGGGAACAACCCTATTCTGAAAATCATCGAACGAACCTCCCAATACCACATCGAGCATGAGGAGCAGTCTTTCTTTCAGTGGGAGCTAAAACGATGGATACGAAATGCAGGTGGACAGATCCGGTCCTGGAATTACGTGGGCTATGTTCCGTTTTTCTTTCCAACAGGCCCCGCCAAAGTGATCTATTTTTTTCAGCCCCTATTGGAAAAAATACCGGTGGTAAAGCACATATTCTCAGCTCAGTTTATTATCTTCTGTACGAAACGTAAATGA
- a CDS encoding TolB family protein → MKRLTQTLLAGLVSLLLTPTKPLLAQTKLGIFEGHTDIGAVLKPGSAQYNTKTHQYELSGSGYNIWFDHDEFHYLWKRIKGDFILYTRASLLGKGVDPHRKVGWMVRSSLDGKSAHINAAEHGDGLTSLQFRRTTGANTEEVRSKLTHADVIQLERKGNTYTMRVAKFGEPFVTEQVTDLNLGDEVYVGLFIGSHNKDVLEQGTFRDVRISVPAHDGLVPYREYLASNLEILDVATGNRQVIFNAPKSIQAPNWMPNGKTLLYNGDGQMYSFNLAKGQPSVLNTGDVKNNNNDHVLSFDGKMLGLSSGVKELGGSIIYTVPATGGTPKQITPKGPSYLHGWSPDKKTLVFTGSRNDEYDIYSVPSVGGPETRLTEAKGLDDGPEYTPDGKYIYFNSSRTGTMQLYRMKADGSEQEAITNGEFHDWFPHISPDGKWIVFLSFLKEEVKADDHPFYKHVYLRLLPISGVGQPKVIAYIYGGQGTINTPSWSPDSKRVAFISNTAESSISPVEK, encoded by the coding sequence ATGAAACGCCTAACACAAACATTGCTGGCTGGTTTAGTCAGCTTATTGCTGACTCCAACCAAGCCCCTCTTAGCCCAAACAAAGCTGGGAATTTTTGAAGGACATACCGACATTGGTGCCGTGTTAAAGCCGGGATCGGCACAGTATAATACAAAGACCCACCAGTACGAACTCTCTGGCTCCGGCTATAATATCTGGTTCGACCACGATGAATTTCACTATCTGTGGAAACGCATCAAAGGTGATTTCATTCTCTACACGCGGGCAAGCCTGCTGGGAAAAGGCGTTGATCCGCACCGCAAAGTTGGCTGGATGGTTCGGAGCAGCCTCGACGGCAAATCGGCCCATATCAACGCGGCCGAACATGGTGATGGCCTTACGTCCCTGCAATTCCGCCGTACAACCGGGGCCAATACTGAAGAAGTCCGTTCGAAATTAACGCACGCCGATGTGATCCAACTGGAACGAAAAGGGAACACCTACACCATGCGGGTCGCCAAATTTGGCGAACCCTTCGTGACCGAACAGGTGACTGATTTAAATCTGGGCGACGAAGTGTATGTAGGACTCTTCATCGGATCGCACAACAAAGACGTACTTGAGCAGGGTACCTTCCGCGATGTGCGTATCAGCGTACCCGCTCATGATGGCCTCGTCCCCTACCGCGAATACCTGGCCAGTAACCTGGAGATATTGGACGTAGCCACAGGTAACCGGCAGGTGATCTTCAACGCACCCAAGTCCATTCAGGCTCCTAACTGGATGCCCAATGGAAAAACCCTACTCTATAATGGCGACGGCCAGATGTATAGCTTCAATCTGGCAAAAGGTCAACCCTCTGTGCTGAACACGGGAGATGTAAAAAATAACAACAATGACCACGTACTGTCGTTCGATGGTAAAATGCTGGGACTGAGTAGTGGCGTAAAAGAGTTAGGTGGTTCTATCATTTACACCGTACCGGCAACGGGCGGCACACCGAAACAGATTACCCCCAAAGGTCCCTCCTACCTGCATGGCTGGTCGCCGGATAAGAAAACGCTGGTCTTTACGGGCTCACGGAATGACGAGTACGACATTTACAGTGTCCCCTCTGTCGGTGGCCCCGAAACCCGATTAACCGAAGCGAAAGGGCTTGATGACGGTCCCGAATACACGCCCGATGGCAAGTACATTTATTTCAACTCCAGCCGTACCGGCACCATGCAACTCTACCGTATGAAAGCCGACGGTAGCGAGCAGGAAGCGATTACGAATGGGGAGTTTCACGACTGGTTCCCGCACATCTCACCCGATGGCAAATGGATCGTATTCCTGTCCTTTTTGAAGGAAGAAGTAAAAGCGGATGATCACCCATTTTACAAGCACGTTTACCTGCGCCTGTTACCTATCTCGGGTGTTGGCCAACCCAAAGTGATTGCATACATCTACGGAGGACAAGGTACCATTAATACCCCTTCGTGGTCGCCAGATAGCAAACGGGTTGCCTTTATCAGCAATACGGCGGAGAGTAGTATTAGTCCTGTTGAGAAATAA